The Plasmodium cynomolgi strain B DNA, scaffold: 0069, whole genome shotgun sequence DNA segment ataataataaacgCACAAAGTGAAAGCtttataaatgtaaaattatCCTGtcgtaaaatataattcctttttaccttaaaataaaggaataaaagaataaatattcCAAAGCCTAAAGCACATGACACACTAATACGAATATAACTATTGTTTAACATATAgaatacattatttttattatttctccTAAGAAATGTTATACCTTCTGGAGTTTTATCCGGACGATCATCATCAGCtttatatgttaatttttcaataaattcTGAAAACGCTTTATAAGTTGCCGGTTCCTTATCCTTTAGTTTGTAAGTACCAAAATTCTCCCCCCTTATACTTATTTCATCTCCATGTAACTCATCGCTGTATTTGATAACATCATAAACATTTTCGCCTCCCTTATTAGATTTATAAGGTATTATTCTTGTACCAAACTTCCACCttatgttttctttttcattttcaggGGAAGTTCGTGtgtccttttcttttgtgGAATACTCCGTATTTGGATTATTCGCACATGTTCCACTCTCAACTGATTTATCAGTATCTTTAAGAGCATAGCAGACTTTAACGAGACTACACCCGTAATATATACTGTCGTCCTTATCATCCTTATATTTAcacttcataaaataaaacgggATTTGATCATTATCATCGGAGCAACAGGGAACAACTTTATAAGGTTTCAAAGGTCCATAAACATTTTCTGATTTTTCCATTACTTTCTATAATATGTTAATtagataaaataacaaaagcACTTTGTTATGGATGTTCACTTAAGGATAATGACAAAATATGTCCCATGTCAAGGTTTAGAATTCAGGGTTTAGAGTACAGAGTTTAGGGTTCAGCGTTTAGGGTTTATGTTTTATGATTCATGGTTTAGGTTTTAGGATTTAGGTTTTGGATTTAAGGATTATGTCTTATGTTTTGGTCAACACATTGCGTATTCTGCTAAGCTGTTTGGggtatattatattatattttgtccGGAaggcaaatatttttagctGTAACATAAGTCAAAATACcgtaaatatacatatgcgcatgTAGCTTCAGATGAATGGAAGAagatttattcttttataaaaaaaattaaaattgcgGATTCGTaagaatgtaaaaattatttgtaattgtttgaaaaaaaaaaagggtaggGTCTCGTTTTTTCAAggtaatttttaaatcagTAGTGATTCTGTTAAGCgcgcagaaaaatataagtatatatatgtaaataagtACGAGCTTGGCGGGTTACGTAGAAGATGCTTCTGGACCATTTTTTCCAGAAGGGTTAGCCTCTTTCTTGTGTGCCGAGTTCATGTTTCACTCGAGAGAAGAGTGTTGTGATGTCGTTGCAGCGAGTAAATCGGGATCACCTCCAAGCGGgcattatatacatatataataatatgcataCACAGTGGAgggtcgttttttttttttctttcacgaTGGTACGTTTTTCTGAAAGGGATATTTTCCACTCGTTAGCAGTTTTGCGCAGCAGAgagagcatatgtcatgggcaaaaaatatgctgcacgattatgccatacaaattagtcgtagtaatgtgcctggagaaatacgaaaaaatcATTTCCCTGAGCAGATACATAAATAGTGCACCGTGTGGGATGGTCTTCCTTCCTCCGCTAAGctggtatatatatatataataccccccTTAATTgccttccttcgaaagcggcctacttggaacgACGCGTTTGATAAAATCCACGCCAACGGGATGTTCCGTTGGAGAACGCTGCGTGCagttgcaatgcaaacaaatacgcGCTTCCTTTCCGCCGATAAGCGCCATGTATTCAGCTAAGAAGataaagtttcaaaataagatgaaacgcaaatgggtgggattacaaaattattatgcagaaaaaatgccaaaagtgtttttcgaaaaaaagcaggggaggggaaagaaaaacggtattggtataaaaatacgctagggtaatataagtttagggtttcagggtttagggtgcactaaatattttttctatgcgaaaccttatcaacgaccgaaaaaaattgaacctttatttaatataaagtaaattaatttcttttattgctaA contains these protein-coding regions:
- a CDS encoding hypothetical protein (putative), with protein sequence MEKSENVYGPLKPYKVVPCCSDDNDQIPFYFMKCKYKDDKDDSIYYGCSLVKVCYALKDTDKSVESGTCANNPNTEYSTKEKDTRTSPENEKENIRWKFGTRIIPYKSNKGGENVYDVIKYSDELHGDEISIRGENFGTYKLKDKEPATYKAFSEFIEKLTYKADDDRPDKTPEGITFLRRNNKNNVFYMLNNSYIRISVSCALGFGIFILLFLYFKFTPLGSYFRNRSSKEYKNMNSFLEEVPTESSPHKSNSGNANPQRKSAIVNYKKNSAGEKSQKNSSSENSQRKRLRIAYQPT